In Bacillota bacterium, the DNA window GTTCAAACTCGTTGCCCAAAGCTCCTTCTCTGATTTCCTTGTCCACCCGCTGCAAAGCCAGCCATTCTTCCACCTTGTCACGGAGGTCTCGGCCCGGTTTCTTGATGCACCAAACGAGCGCGGCTGGGTAAAGGCGCGGTGACGTCCCCCGCCGTTTCGTCCATTCGGCGATCTGTTCCCTAAGCCCGCCCCCGCCCGTCCACTCGGCTTCCGGATCCACCACTACCAGGGTGAGCCTGGCGGCGTCTGGTACCTCGGTCGCGTCGGTGGGGAAGGGTACGACCGGGATGCTGGCTCCGCGGCGGAATTCCTCGGCTACGATTTTCCGGAGGGTAGGCCTGATCTCGGTGTCTTCGTCAAGGGAGGCGCGACGGTCGCTGACCACCTTCTTAAGTTTGGGCTTGTACGAGATCTTGAAGCCATCCGTACCCACCTTGCGGATGAAATAGCATTTGGCCTGGAGCGCGAGCGCGGCGTTATCGATGGACGTAGTGTCCAGCTCCGGGCCGCCCAGCGCGAAACGCAGTTCAGGGAGATGGGCGACCTTGTCTGTCTGGCCACCCGAGGACTCGAAGAGGATGGCGGTGGCGACCCGGCGGTGTATATCGGTGAGCGGTCCCCTCGTGTCGGCGTCGAGAGCCCGTGCGTGGGAGTGGTCCCCTGCTATGTCTGCATCGATGGCGGCGACGAGGCGAGACTCACCCAGCTGGCCGAGCACGAGGCTGCGGAACGAGGGCACCTCCAGCGGTGCGGAACCCAGCGTGATCAAGGGTTCGAGGCGTGCCCTGGTAAAGCCCTCTCTGTAGGCCAGGGAGATCCATTGGGCAAACATGGCCAGGGTGCCCCGCGTCTGCTGGTACTGGGAAAGTGCCTGCCACTTGCGCTGGAATACGGATAGGGTCGCCGGATGGAATGGGTAACAAGCCTCGAAGCGGCTACGGAGGAACTCCCTGGCCCTGGCCTCCGTGGTGGAGGTGTCAACGGCCGTCCACTCCGGGGGGAGCTGTGCCCGGCGCTCAAAGCACCAGTCGGCGAACGCCTTCGCCACGTTCTTTCTGACCCGCTCGTCCCCGATGTGCTCGAAAAGCCGTCGGCGGATCACCTCGCTGATCTCGCTCTCGTCGTTGACAATCAAGTCTTTGGCTACCCGCCGCACCACTTTTGTGATTCTCTCCTGCCACTGGATGTCCCAGTCGGTCATCTCCACCTGGCTGCGGGGCAGGCTGATCACAGCCGCTGCCCGCGTGGTGCCCATCGTGGCCACGGTCAAGTTTTGGATGAACGCATGGAAGTGCTCGGCCATGCCACGGTGACGGTTGAGGAAGTTGAGGACTTCGTCGAATAGCAGGAGTACGGGTGCCCCCGCGGCGTGGAAGACGCGGGCGATGGACTCGGTGCCGGGCGGGGTCGTCTCGGCTGCCTTCCCTAAGGCTTCGACCCCCCTGTCACCGGCCAACTGGCGCGCGATGTCGATCCAGGGTGTCTCGCGACCATCCTGGGGGTCCCAGGCGTTGCCCACAAATACAGCCACTCGGGCCTTGGGCACCGCAGAGAGCCCCGCAACCTCAAGCAAGATGGGGACTCCAGGATATGTGGCGGCCCTTTCGGCATGGGCAGCAAGATGATAGAGCGCCGTCAGCGTGTGTGTCTTGCCGCCTCCA includes these proteins:
- a CDS encoding DUF499 domain-containing protein; its protein translation is MEPWYRVVWPRKEVREGRSFNPDEFAIALEQVVAGTAPEDYRDPAQFFARTCFTRALREHCGMVLRRLSGKTENTAPVLTLVTQFGGGKTHTLTALYHLAAHAERAATYPGVPILLEVAGLSAVPKARVAVFVGNAWDPQDGRETPWIDIARQLAGDRGVEALGKAAETTPPGTESIARVFHAAGAPVLLLFDEVLNFLNRHRGMAEHFHAFIQNLTVATMGTTRAAAVISLPRSQVEMTDWDIQWQERITKVVRRVAKDLIVNDESEISEVIRRRLFEHIGDERVRKNVAKAFADWCFERRAQLPPEWTAVDTSTTEARAREFLRSRFEACYPFHPATLSVFQRKWQALSQYQQTRGTLAMFAQWISLAYREGFTRARLEPLITLGSAPLEVPSFRSLVLGQLGESRLVAAIDADIAGDHSHARALDADTRGPLTDIHRRVATAILFESSGGQTDKVAHLPELRFALGGPELDTTSIDNAALALQAKCYFIRKVGTDGFKISYKPKLKKVVSDRRASLDEDTEIRPTLRKIVAEEFRRGASIPVVPFPTDATEVPDAARLTLVVVDPEAEWTGGGGLREQIAEWTKRRGTSPRLYPAALVWCIKKPGRDLRDKVEEWLALQRVDKEIREGALGNEFEPGERAELQSDVATAGREAREEVWGSYRFVVIADNREPDGLKVIDLGAGHSSSGETLCGRVISALKSEGALSETVGAGYIDRHWPPALKESGAWPLAGLRQSFLDGSLIRLLDPDAVLRSK